GAAACTCTTTTCGCCGTTTAAAGCTTTTAAAGCTGAACCACGAACAACAGGAACATCGTCCCCAGGGAATCCATATTTAGACAATAATTCACGGATTTCTTCTTCAACCATGTCAACCATTTCTTCATCATCAACCATGTCCACTTTGTTAAGGAACACAACTAAGCAAGGAACGTTAACGTTTTTAGCAAGAAGAATGTGCTCTCTTGTTTGAGGCATTGGACCATCTGCTGCTGATACTACAAGAATAGCACCATCCATTTGAGCCGCACCTGTGATCATGTTTTTAACATAATCAGCGTGACCTGGACAATCTACGTGAGCATAGTGACGATTTGCAGTCTCATATTCAACGTGAGACGTTGCAATTGTTATACCACGAGCTTTTTCTTCTGGAGCATTATCGATTTGATCGAATGGTTTAGCTATAGCTCCACCTTTTTCTGCTAATACCGTCGTGATTGCAGCGGTCAAAGTAGTTTTTCCATGATCAACGTGACCAATTGTACCTATATTGACGTGCGGTTTGCTTCTATCGTATACACCTTTTGCCATCTATCTTCTCCCGATAACAACAATTAACAATAAATTTATTTATTCTTTTTTTCTACAAGCGATTCTTGAACATGACGAGGAACTTCTTGATACAATTTAAATTCCATTGCATAACCAGCTCTTCCTTTAGTCATAGAACGCAAATCTGTTGCATATCCAAACATTTCACCTAGTGGAACTTCAGCATTAATAATTTGAGTTTTACCTTTTGCTGTCATGCCTAATATTTTTCCACGTCGTGAGCTAAGGTCACCTATAACATCACCCATATGATCATCTGGTGTTTCCACTTCAACTTTCATAATTGGTTCAAGTAATACTGGAGACGCTTTATCCATACCAGATTTGAAAGCCATTTTTGTTGCCATTTTAAATGCTATCTCAGATGAATCAACATCATGATATGAACCATCATACACTATTACTTTAATATCAACAACTGGGTTACCTAATAAAGTTCCCGCTGTAACAGCTTCTAAGGCACCTTTTTCAATAGCTGGAATAAATTCTCTTGGAACTGTTCCACCTACAACTTGGTTTTCAAATTCATAACCAGCGCCACGTGCTAATGGCTCTAGCTTAATCCAAACGTGTCCATATTGACCACGTCCACCAGATTGCTTAATGAATTTACCTTCAACGTCTACAGCTGTTTGAATTGTTTCTTTGTAAGCTACTTGTAACTGACCTTGAACAACTTCAACTTTATGCTCACGTTTTAAACGATCAACAACGATCTCTAAATGCAATTCACCCATACCAGAAATAACTGTTTGGTTTGTTTCATGGTTATACGTAAAATGGAAAGATGGATCTTCTTGACTCATTTTTTTCAGAGCTAAAACCATTTTTTCGTGTTCGCTCTTCTCTTTTGGTTCAACTGAAGCTGAAATAACTGGAGCAGGAATATCAATCGACTCAAGTAATACTGGATGACTTTGATCACACAATGTATCACCTGTATTAATATCTTTAATCCCAACAACAGCCACAATGTCACCTGCGCGAGCAGATTCAATTTCTTCACGTTTATTAGCATGCATCTTAATCAAACGACTTACGCGTTCTTTAGTGCCTTTAGAAGCGTTATAAACATATGAACCAGATGTTAATGTTCCTGAATAGATACGAACGAAAGTCAATAACCCTACGAAAGGATCTGACATGATTTTAAAAGCTAAAGCAGCGAAAGGACCTTTACTGTCTGATTCTCGAGTAATTTCTGCACCTGTATTTGCATCAACGCCTTTTACAGCTGGTACATCTAAAGGTGAAGGTAAATAATCAACAACAGCATCTAATAAAAGCTGAACACCTTTATTTTTGAAAGCAGTTCCACAGAAAACAGGATATACATTTCTGCTGATAACACCTTTACGAATAGCTGCTTTAATTTCTTCAACTGAAATAGCTTCTTCGTTTAAATATTTTTCAGCTAATGCATCATCAAAGTCTGAAGCTTTTGAAATGATAGCATCACGCATTTCTGCTATTTGATCAGCATACTCTGCAGGAGCATCAAGCCAAGTAACTTTTGGACTTAACAAATCTGTTTCTTTTTCAAAAGAAACCATTTTACCTGTAATAACATCAATCAGACCTTTAAAGTCTTCGCATTGCCCCATAGGAATTTGCATCGCAAGAGCATTGCCATGACCTAATTTCTCATTAATATCAGCTACAACATCAAAGTAGTTAGCTCCAATGCGATCTAACTTATTAATAAAGATAACACGAGGCACTTCGTAACGTTCTGTTTGTCGCCATACAGTCTCTGATTGAGGTTGTACACCAGCAACGCCACAGAAAACACCAACAACTCCATCTAAAACGCGTAATGAACGACCTACTTCGATCGTGAAATCAACGTGCCCAGGAGTATCGATAATATTCACCTGACAATCTTTCCAGAAACATGTAGTCGCCGCAGATTGAATAGTAATACCACGTTCTTGCTCTTGTTCCATCCAGTCCATAGTTGCTGCACCTTCGTGCACTTCACCAATCTTATGGGAAATGCCGGTGTAGAACAAAATACGCTCGGTTACAGTTGTTTTACCAGCATCAATATGAGCGGCAATACCTATATTTCGATATTTATCTAGAGAATATTTCATGTTACGTACCTTTTACCAAGAATAATGTGAAAACGCGCGGTTTGCTTCTGCCATTTTATGCACATCTAATCTTTTTTTCATAGCACCGCCTCTGCCTTCATAAGCATCAAGCAATTCATGACCAAGACGTAGCCCCATTGATTTATCTGTTCGAGAAGATGCACCAATGATTAACCATCTTAAAGCTAATGATCTACCACGAACAAGACTTACTTCACTTGGAATTTGATATACGCTACCACCAACACGGCGAGAACGTACTTCTACTAAAGGTACTACTTGATCATATGATTTTTGGAAAGCTTCTAAGGCTTTATCACCTTCTCCAAAACGTTTAGACATAACGTCTAACGCTTCGTAAACAATTTTACGAGCAACGTTTTTTTTGCCACGTTCCATTACAACGTTAATTAAACGTTGAACTAGTTCTGATTGATAACGAGGATCTACCCCAATATCACGTTTTTTGATAACCGTTTTGCGTCTTGGCATCTATAGTTCCTTTATTTCTTTTTAGCTTTAGTAGCTTCTTGTCCTGGTTTAGGACGCTTTGTTCCATATTTAGAACGAGACTGTTTTCTATTTACTACACCAGCAGCATCCAATGCTCCACGGACAATGTGATACTTACAACCTGGTAAATCTTTTACTCTTCCACCACGGATTAAAACCATAGAGTGTTCTTGTAAGTTATGTCCTTCACCAGGGATGTATGCTGTTACTTCAACACCATTTGATAGTTTGACACGAGCTACTTTACGTAACGCTGAGTTAGGTTTTTTAGGGGTTACTGTGAACACCCTAGTACAAACACCGCGTAGTTGAGGACAAGCCTCTAACGCGGAGCTTTTTGATTTTGTTATGACTTTATCGCGTCCAAAACGCACAAGCTGATTAATTGTTGGCATGCATACACCTTCTTATAACATCTAAAAACTGTAAGTTACTTTTCAGAAAAAATTAATTATTTCTAATATTAGAAATATAAAATATCTTTACAACACTGGTATTGTCTAAATTTAATTATAAATTGTTTATGACTTTTTTCAAGCAAAATCAGTAAAGCATATAAGTATAAATACTTTTATTCTTCTTTGACTGATTTTTAGCCATAAAAAAACATAGATGATTCTGAATCTAACTATAGACTTGTAGCCTACATCATGATACTGTAGATGAGAAAAAAAGCATATTATAATTATAAATATTTTCAATGATTATTTTTTAGGATATCAATGATTTCAAACATTCTCTCTCTACAAAGTCTCACTCATATATTTTCAATTATATCATCAATAATCTTAAGCTTATTAGGAATCACAGGAATTATCGTATTTCACGAATTCGGGCACTTTATTTTTTGTAAATTTTTCGGTGTATATACACCAACATTCTCTGTGGGTATGGGTAAGAAATTATATAGAAAAATGATTGGTCAAACTGAATTTTGTATTTCAGCTGCTCCTCTTGGTGGTTATGTTGAAATAGCAAATGAAACAAGCAATGGGCAAAAAGGTTTTAATTCAATCAATTATTTACAAAAATTTCTTATTATACTTGGTGGAATTGGCTTTAATATGCTTTTTGCATATATAGTTTTTAGTGCATTATTTTATGTAGGAATGCCAGATTCAGCATTTATGCCTTATGAAAATACTTACCCAATAGTACAAACCATATCACCCGCTTCAATTAATCATGGAATATTAGAATCAGACGATATTATTATAGCTATTAATAATCAAGCTGTTCAAAATCAGTCTGAAGTCATTAAACATGAAATCAACAGTTGCATAGCTGATGATAAAACTGACGTTAATGTTGTTATTGAAAGAGACAATCAGCAACACTCAATAACATTACAATTAAATCCTGATAAAAAACCTCTTCTTCTTGAAGATAGACTTGAGCTATGTTTTACACGCAAAGCTCCTTTGAATCTCATGCAAAGCATTTCAAATGGCATAACACTTACAAATTTCTACATTATAACAATCTTTAGCAGCCTTAAGAACTTAGTAAATACAAAAAACACTCAAGGGCTTGCAGGGCCAATTATGACGCTTACATCAAGTACTAAAATTGCTCAAAAAGGAATAAAATCACTTCTTATCTTCTTAGCAATTATTAGTATTAATCTTGGCATCATGAATTTACTACCATTACCAATATTTGATGGCGGGCAATTTGTTCTATTTACCATAGAAACACTTATGAAGCGAGAAATGTCAGATTCCATAAAAGAAATGATAGGCATGTTCTCTTGGGTTTTAATTCTAGGTCTTATGATTGTATTTAGTATTAAAGATGTCTATACACTTATCTATCAATATTTATTGTAAAAATCTAACTCAAGAACTGTATATGAAAAATATATTTTTATCTGTAATTTTCATCTCAATGATAAGCTGTCATATCAACGGCAGCTTTCATCGTGCTCCACGAAAAATTATTGCAAGTTTATATTCGCTACAAAAATGCAGTACAATACAAAACTTAAGACCAGAAGAATTGATTCAGATTGAAGCCTTACTTACACAGTCAGAAGAAAGAATAATTGATCATATTCAAAAATTGACTACTAAGGTTGAATATATAGATAGTGAATCTTTAAAATTATCTGATCTATATAATGTTTTACCAAAAGAAGAAGTAAGCTATCTAAAAAGAGGTCTTGATAAATAAATCTATATCTCTCGATTAAAATACAAAAATAAAAGCCCGACATTGTAATTAAACAATGTCGGGCTTTTTACTATCTAAAACTTAATTACGCAACTAGACCAGTTGATGAACCAACTTGTGCTAGATGTTTGTGTTCAGCACCAGCGTATACTTTAAGCTTTTTCAAAATTTGCTTGTTAAGCGTATTTTTTGGAAGCATTAATTTTACTGCTTTGATGATGATCGCTGTTGGATCTTTTTCAAACACTTGCTTAGCTGTTAATACTTTACGATTTCCAAGATAACCACTGTGTGATATATATTCTTTTTGATCCCATTTATTACCAGTCAAAACGATTGCTGAAGCATTAATAACAACAACATAGTCGCCGCTATCTGTATGAGGAGTATACATTGCTTGATCTTTACCACGTAATGCATTTGCTACTTGTACAGCTAGACGTCCAAGTGATTGTCCTTGAGCATCCATAACGCGCCATTGTGGATTTCTGTCTTCTTTGCGAAGATAAAAAGCCTTATTCATATCCATGTGATTAACCTTGTTTTATCTTAAAAATATACTTTTATTGTCATATCAATGTTGCTATAAAAACTACTTCTTACTAATTGTAAATGAAAAGTTCTTACAGGTCAACATCAAAGGATTGTTGAACCATTTCTTCAACAGCTTGAATACTCTTTGGAATAGCTTCACTTAAACAAACGGGGGTTGTTTGATCTACAATCCAATAGTTATCCTCAATGCGGATTCCAAGCTGCTTTTCGGGAATATAAAGACCCGGTTCAATCGTTATAATATCACCTTCTTGTAAAGGCCGACTTACATCACCAACATCATGAACATCCAATCCTAAGAAATGTCCGATGCTATGAGTGAAATATTTTTCATAACCATGTTTTTTAAAAAAATTAAGAGCTATATGATGAAGCGATAATTCTTGCTCATCTTTATTAGAAAGCCACATTCCAGGCTTAGCCTGCTCTGCAACCAACTCTTGGCACTCTAACACTAATTCATATAATTGTTTTTGCTCTGCTGTAAATTTACCTGATACAGGATACGTTCTGGTAACATCAGCACAATAATAATTATATCGAGCACCCGCATCAACTACAACTAATTGTCCATCAAGTAACGGTTGATTATTTGTACTATAATGCAAAATTGTACCTCGAGGACCACCTGCTACAATTGATGGATACGCTGCACAAGCACCTTGTTCAGCAAAAACGAATTCTAACGTCGCCTGAACTTCTGCTTCATTACGGCCTGGCTTTAACATATGCATTGCAGCCTGGTGAGCATTTGCTGTAATTTCAGCTGCTTTATACAACAACTCAAGTTCAACCATCTCTTTTTTACGCCGCAACTGTGCTGTTTGAGCTGAAATATCAATAATATGATCATGCAAGTTGGGTATTACTTGTGCTAATCTATCAACAACTGCACGAATTTCAATTGCTTGATAACTATTTGAAGGATAGATGGTAAAAATCTTTTTACCATCACGAATCAAATCAGATAATAGTGCCGTAATATTTTCATACGTTGCATAATCAAAATAAGGATAAACATGAACTGAAGGAAATATTTTTCCAGTTACCTGCAAATCATCAAATCCTTGTTCTTGTATATTATTTTGAGTTATATCAGCTGCACTATCGACCCACTGTGCACGAGTATCAGTGTATGCTGGCTTATAAAAAACTTGTTTATCTTGAGATATAACCATGACTGATGCTGGTTCAATTATTCCTGAAAAATAATAAAAGTTACTTTCTTGAACAAATGATCGGTAAGCACTGTCACATGGTGAAAATAAAACAATAGGACCTTGATACGATGCATGTTGAGTTCTTACAAGGTCAAGTAA
This genomic interval from Candidatus Chromulinivorax destructor contains the following:
- the fusA gene encoding elongation factor G produces the protein MKYSLDKYRNIGIAAHIDAGKTTVTERILFYTGISHKIGEVHEGAATMDWMEQEQERGITIQSAATTCFWKDCQVNIIDTPGHVDFTIEVGRSLRVLDGVVGVFCGVAGVQPQSETVWRQTERYEVPRVIFINKLDRIGANYFDVVADINEKLGHGNALAMQIPMGQCEDFKGLIDVITGKMVSFEKETDLLSPKVTWLDAPAEYADQIAEMRDAIISKASDFDDALAEKYLNEEAISVEEIKAAIRKGVISRNVYPVFCGTAFKNKGVQLLLDAVVDYLPSPLDVPAVKGVDANTGAEITRESDSKGPFAALAFKIMSDPFVGLLTFVRIYSGTLTSGSYVYNASKGTKERVSRLIKMHANKREEIESARAGDIVAVVGIKDINTGDTLCDQSHPVLLESIDIPAPVISASVEPKEKSEHEKMVLALKKMSQEDPSFHFTYNHETNQTVISGMGELHLEIVVDRLKREHKVEVVQGQLQVAYKETIQTAVDVEGKFIKQSGGRGQYGHVWIKLEPLARGAGYEFENQVVGGTVPREFIPAIEKGALEAVTAGTLLGNPVVDIKVIVYDGSYHDVDSSEIAFKMATKMAFKSGMDKASPVLLEPIMKVEVETPDDHMGDVIGDLSSRRGKILGMTAKGKTQIINAEVPLGEMFGYATDLRSMTKGRAGYAMEFKLYQEVPRHVQESLVEKKNK
- the rpsG gene encoding 30S ribosomal protein S7 — protein: MPRRKTVIKKRDIGVDPRYQSELVQRLINVVMERGKKNVARKIVYEALDVMSKRFGEGDKALEAFQKSYDQVVPLVEVRSRRVGGSVYQIPSEVSLVRGRSLALRWLIIGASSRTDKSMGLRLGHELLDAYEGRGGAMKKRLDVHKMAEANRAFSHYSW
- the rpsL gene encoding 30S ribosomal protein S12, with the translated sequence MPTINQLVRFGRDKVITKSKSSALEACPQLRGVCTRVFTVTPKKPNSALRKVARVKLSNGVEVTAYIPGEGHNLQEHSMVLIRGGRVKDLPGCKYHIVRGALDAAGVVNRKQSRSKYGTKRPKPGQEATKAKKK
- a CDS encoding M50 family metallopeptidase — its product is MISNILSLQSLTHIFSIISSIILSLLGITGIIVFHEFGHFIFCKFFGVYTPTFSVGMGKKLYRKMIGQTEFCISAAPLGGYVEIANETSNGQKGFNSINYLQKFLIILGGIGFNMLFAYIVFSALFYVGMPDSAFMPYENTYPIVQTISPASINHGILESDDIIIAINNQAVQNQSEVIKHEINSCIADDKTDVNVVIERDNQQHSITLQLNPDKKPLLLEDRLELCFTRKAPLNLMQSISNGITLTNFYIITIFSSLKNLVNTKNTQGLAGPIMTLTSSTKIAQKGIKSLLIFLAIISINLGIMNLLPLPIFDGGQFVLFTIETLMKREMSDSIKEMIGMFSWVLILGLMIVFSIKDVYTLIYQYLL
- the rplM gene encoding 50S ribosomal protein L13 encodes the protein MNKAFYLRKEDRNPQWRVMDAQGQSLGRLAVQVANALRGKDQAMYTPHTDSGDYVVVINASAIVLTGNKWDQKEYISHSGYLGNRKVLTAKQVFEKDPTAIIIKAVKLMLPKNTLNKQILKKLKVYAGAEHKHLAQVGSSTGLVA
- a CDS encoding aminopeptidase P N-terminal domain-containing protein, whose amino-acid sequence is MNYKNRRDQLLDLVRTQHASYQGPIVLFSPCDSAYRSFVQESNFYYFSGIIEPASVMVISQDKQVFYKPAYTDTRAQWVDSAADITQNNIQEQGFDDLQVTGKIFPSVHVYPYFDYATYENITALLSDLIRDGKKIFTIYPSNSYQAIEIRAVVDRLAQVIPNLHDHIIDISAQTAQLRRKKEMVELELLYKAAEITANAHQAAMHMLKPGRNEAEVQATLEFVFAEQGACAAYPSIVAGGPRGTILHYSTNNQPLLDGQLVVVDAGARYNYYCADVTRTYPVSGKFTAEQKQLYELVLECQELVAEQAKPGMWLSNKDEQELSLHHIALNFFKKHGYEKYFTHSIGHFLGLDVHDVGDVSRPLQEGDIITIEPGLYIPEKQLGIRIEDNYWIVDQTTPVCLSEAIPKSIQAVEEMVQQSFDVDL